In Aegilops tauschii subsp. strangulata cultivar AL8/78 chromosome 3, Aet v6.0, whole genome shotgun sequence, one genomic interval encodes:
- the LOC109763888 gene encoding protein IQ-DOMAIN 6 isoform X1: MGASGKWIKTLVGLKPAAAEKERHAGGKGRKWSRLWRSSSGGQRAAASAAASEVSETSSAAADALSSVVAAVVRAPPKDFRVIRQEWAAVRIQTAFRGFLARRALRALRGIVRLQALVRGRRVRKQLAVTVKCMQALVRVQARARDRRTRLSADGRDSQDTLDDHSSHADPVKEAETGWCDSQGTVDDVRSKIHMRREGAIKRERAIAYALSHQVHPARIVWAYKQRNSNHNGRPSSPAVSLKNHGTNRSNQWSYLDGWMATKPWESRLMEQSHSEQTNSRCSESIDEMNEVSSKLSEASSVKIRRNNVTTRVSAKPPSVIAVCDESAPSTSSVTQMTGNHFTTSERRSDCGQGGAPSYMGLTKSAKARLSGSSSTHKPPLQRQGSADKHNYSRGAFSSIDVQSTAGSEVSVTSKRLNGLTLKGRGTRRSMDKENDDQSNSFF, from the exons ATGGGCGCGTCGGGGAAGTGGATCAAGACGCTGGTCGGGCTcaagccggcggcggcggagaaggagAGGCACGCCGGTGGGAAGGGCCGGAAGTGGAGCCGCCTGTGGCGGAGTTCGTCGGGCGGGCAGAGGGCCGCCGCGTCGGCGGCCGCCTCGGAGGTCTCCGAGacgtcctccgccgccgccgacgcgcTCAGCTCCGTCGTCGCGGCCGTCGTGCGCGCGCCGCCCAAGGACTTCCGCGTCATCAGGCAGGAGTGGGCGGCCGTCCGCATCCAGACCGCCTTCCGCGGCTTCCTG GCCAGGAGGGCGCTGAGGGCGCTGCGGGGGATCGTGCGGCTGCAGGCGCTGGTGCGCGGCCGCCGCGTGCGCAAGCAGCTGGCCGTCACGGTCAAGTGCATGCAGGCGCTCGTCAGGGTGCAGGCGCGGGCGAGAGACCGGCGCACGCGGCTCTCGGCTGACGGCCGAGACTCGCAGGATACGCTCGACGACCACAGCAGCCACGCGGATCCCGTCAAGGAAGCAGAG ACAGGATGGTGTGATAGCCAAGGAACTGTGGATGATGTCAGATCAAAGATACACATGAGACGCGAGGGCGCAATCAAGAGAGAAAGGGCAATTGCGTATGCTCTTTCTCACCAGGTACATCCTGCTCGAATAGTCTGGGCATATAAACAG CGGAACTCAAACCACAATGGAAGACCTAGCTCTCCTGCTGTTTCTCTTAAGAATCATGGGACTAACAGGAGCAATCAGTGGAGCTATTTGGACGGGTGGATGGCAACAAAACCTTGGGAGAGTCGCCTTATGGAGCAATCACACAGCGAACAGACCAACTCACGTTGTTCAGAGAGTATCGACGAAATGAACGAGGTCAGCTCAAAGCTTTCTGAAGCAAGCTCAGTCAAGATCAGAAGAAACAATGTCACAACTAGGGTGTCAGCAAAGCCTCCTTCGGTAATCGCGGTATGCGACGAGAGTGCTCCGTCAACATCTTCAGTCACTCAGATGACCGGTAACCATTTCACGACATCAGAAAGGAGATCTGACTGTGGCCAGGGTGGTGCACCGAGCTATATGGGCTTGACCAAATCAGCCAAGGCAAGGCTGAGTGGTTCTTCTAGCACTCACAAGCCACCACTTCAAAGACAAGGATCTGCTGACAAACACAATTACAGCAGGGGGGCATTCTCTTCAATAGATGTTCAAAGCACCGCCGGCTCCGAGGTTTCGGTGACCTCAAAGAGGTTGAACGGTTTAACTCTGAAGGGTCGAGGCACTAGAAGAAGCATGGACAAGGAGAACGATGATCAGTCTAATTCTTTCTTCTAG
- the LOC109763888 gene encoding protein IQ-DOMAIN 6 isoform X2 has product MGASGKWIKTLVGLKPAAAEKERHAGGKGRKWSRLWRSSSGGQRAAASAAASEVSETSSAAADALSSVVAAVVRAPPKDFRVIRQEWAAVRIQTAFRGFLARRALRALRGIVRLQALVRGRRVRKQLAVTVKCMQALVRVQARARDRRTRLSADGRDSQDTLDDHSSHADPVKEAETGWCDSQGTVDDVRSKIHMRREGAIKRERAIAYALSHQRNSNHNGRPSSPAVSLKNHGTNRSNQWSYLDGWMATKPWESRLMEQSHSEQTNSRCSESIDEMNEVSSKLSEASSVKIRRNNVTTRVSAKPPSVIAVCDESAPSTSSVTQMTGNHFTTSERRSDCGQGGAPSYMGLTKSAKARLSGSSSTHKPPLQRQGSADKHNYSRGAFSSIDVQSTAGSEVSVTSKRLNGLTLKGRGTRRSMDKENDDQSNSFF; this is encoded by the exons ATGGGCGCGTCGGGGAAGTGGATCAAGACGCTGGTCGGGCTcaagccggcggcggcggagaaggagAGGCACGCCGGTGGGAAGGGCCGGAAGTGGAGCCGCCTGTGGCGGAGTTCGTCGGGCGGGCAGAGGGCCGCCGCGTCGGCGGCCGCCTCGGAGGTCTCCGAGacgtcctccgccgccgccgacgcgcTCAGCTCCGTCGTCGCGGCCGTCGTGCGCGCGCCGCCCAAGGACTTCCGCGTCATCAGGCAGGAGTGGGCGGCCGTCCGCATCCAGACCGCCTTCCGCGGCTTCCTG GCCAGGAGGGCGCTGAGGGCGCTGCGGGGGATCGTGCGGCTGCAGGCGCTGGTGCGCGGCCGCCGCGTGCGCAAGCAGCTGGCCGTCACGGTCAAGTGCATGCAGGCGCTCGTCAGGGTGCAGGCGCGGGCGAGAGACCGGCGCACGCGGCTCTCGGCTGACGGCCGAGACTCGCAGGATACGCTCGACGACCACAGCAGCCACGCGGATCCCGTCAAGGAAGCAGAG ACAGGATGGTGTGATAGCCAAGGAACTGTGGATGATGTCAGATCAAAGATACACATGAGACGCGAGGGCGCAATCAAGAGAGAAAGGGCAATTGCGTATGCTCTTTCTCACCAG CGGAACTCAAACCACAATGGAAGACCTAGCTCTCCTGCTGTTTCTCTTAAGAATCATGGGACTAACAGGAGCAATCAGTGGAGCTATTTGGACGGGTGGATGGCAACAAAACCTTGGGAGAGTCGCCTTATGGAGCAATCACACAGCGAACAGACCAACTCACGTTGTTCAGAGAGTATCGACGAAATGAACGAGGTCAGCTCAAAGCTTTCTGAAGCAAGCTCAGTCAAGATCAGAAGAAACAATGTCACAACTAGGGTGTCAGCAAAGCCTCCTTCGGTAATCGCGGTATGCGACGAGAGTGCTCCGTCAACATCTTCAGTCACTCAGATGACCGGTAACCATTTCACGACATCAGAAAGGAGATCTGACTGTGGCCAGGGTGGTGCACCGAGCTATATGGGCTTGACCAAATCAGCCAAGGCAAGGCTGAGTGGTTCTTCTAGCACTCACAAGCCACCACTTCAAAGACAAGGATCTGCTGACAAACACAATTACAGCAGGGGGGCATTCTCTTCAATAGATGTTCAAAGCACCGCCGGCTCCGAGGTTTCGGTGACCTCAAAGAGGTTGAACGGTTTAACTCTGAAGGGTCGAGGCACTAGAAGAAGCATGGACAAGGAGAACGATGATCAGTCTAATTCTTTCTTCTAG